A genome region from Trichoderma asperellum chromosome 7, complete sequence includes the following:
- the TIF6 gene encoding Eukaryotic translation initiation factor 6 yields the protein MAVRAQFENSNDVGVFSTLTNSYALVALGASENFYSVFEAELQDVIPIVRTTIAGTRIIGRLTAGNRKGLLVPTTTSDQELQHLRNSLPDSVRIQRIEERLSALGNVIATNDHIALVHPDLERETEEIIADVLGVEVFRQTVADNVLVGSYMSLSNQGGLVHPKTSIQDQDELSSLLQVPLVAGSVNRGSNVVGAGMVVNDWMAVTGLDTTSTELSVIESVFRLGEGQGPSNINTTMKDTMVESFY from the exons ATGGCTGTTCGCGCTCAGTTTGAGAACTCCAACGA CGTTGGCGTCTTCTCGACGTTGACTAATTCATACGCCCTGGTGGCTCTCGGCGCCAGCGAGAACTTTTACAG TGTCTTCGAGGCTGAGCTCCAGGACGTCATCCCCATCGTGCGCACCACCATCGCCGGCACGCGCATCATCGGCCGCCTCACGGCCGGCAACCGCAAGGGCCTTTTGGTGCCCACCACAACCTCTGACCAGGAGCTACAGCACCTGCGCAACTCGCTGCCCGACTCGGTCCGCATCCAGCGCATCGAGGAGCGCCTGTCAGCCCTCGGAAACGTCATTGCCACAAACGACCACATCGCCCTGGTGCATCCGGATCTCGAGCGCGAGACGGAGGAGATCATTGCCGACGTGCTGGGCGTCGAGGTGTTCCGCCAGACCGTGGCCGACAACGTGCTGGTCGGCAGCTACATGAGCCTGTCCAACCAGGGCGGTCTCGTGCACCCCAAGACCAGCATCCAGGACCAGGACGAGCTGTCCAGCCTGCTGCAGGTCCCTCTCGTTGCCGGCTCCGTCAACCGTGGAAGCAACGTCGTGGGCGCCGGCATGGTCGTCAACGACTGGATGGCCGTGACTGGCCTCGACACCACGTCCACAGAGCTCAGCGTCATCGAGAGCGTCTTCAGACTGGGCGAAGGCCAAGGCCCCAGCAACATCAACACCACAATGAAGGACACCATGGTGGAGAGTTTCTACTGA